Proteins from one Malassezia vespertilionis chromosome 2, complete sequence genomic window:
- a CDS encoding tripeptidyl-peptidase I (EggNog:ENOG503NY9U; MEROPS:MER0078639; COG:O), translated as MGWNKRALAAPSAEVHVYMTRSLDADSIDHEIAQISDPCSPRYGQYLSRREIKCFLASDRGLKKRAKQWMDEQGIESWQHAADTWAMRMNVGKASKLFRTQYHEYESEDGHTMLHASEHQVPDALHGAAVFGMPMHSTHTSTTPETALQKRDTDLEVCANGAIPNCMRKMYNIAYAPLVPEQNRIGVAGFLGQTPTANDVETFMKKYRPDAVGANFTTEFVRHARPSKKVRSREANLDIQTIMAQVYPIPVSFYSVHGKPPKTGVQYPKSRNEPLLHLFSHVLDLPDDELPSVLSISYADLEHSVPKSYAVRTCQYAALLGLRGVSVIAAAGDQGVGSVEEKECRIPTHEPKKRFLPWFPASCPYVTTVGGTALPINETVATMDTAGYVAGSGFSDYFERPTWQNQSVSRYLATYAPTNWTGLYNEKGRAYPDVSALSAHYIMYDKDKPMRVSGTSAAVPLFAAVIGLLNDARIANGMPRLGFLNPLLYAHLPDAFNDVLSGSNPSCGTPGFTAAPGWDAPTGFGSPNFTALHDAVLAPPSCPCAVHT; from the coding sequence ATGGGCTGGAATAAGCGAGCACTCGCCGCTCCCTCAGCCGAGGTTCATGTCTACATGACTCGCTCCCTCGACGCTGACAGTATCGATCACGAGATTGCGCAGATCAGTGACCCATGCAGTCCACGCTACGGGCAGTACCTGTCTAGGAGGGAAATCAAATGCTTTCTTGCGTCGGATCGGGGATTAAAGAAGCGTGCGAAGCAATGGATGGATGAGCAAGGTATCGAGTCGTGGCAGCATGCGGCAGATACTTGGGCCATGCGCATGAACGTCGGCAAAGCAAGCAAGCTCTTTCGCACGCAGTACCACGAATACGAGTCCGAGGATGGGCACACAATGCTGCACGCAAGTGAGCACCAGGTCCCAGACGcactgcacggcgccgctgtaTTTGGGATGCCGATGCACTCGACGCATACCTCGACCACGCCTGAGACAGCACTGCAAAAGCGTGACACGGATCTGGAAGTGTGCGCCAATGGCGCCATTCCCAACTGCATGCGCAAAATGTACAACATCGCCTACGCACCACTTGTTCCCGAACAGAATCGAATTGGTGTTGCCGGATTCCTTGGCCAAACGCCCACTGCGAACGACGTGGAGACATTTATGAAAAAGTACCGTCCCGATGCGGTCGGCGCCAACTTTACGACGGAGTTTGTTAGACATGCTCGTCCCAGCAAAAAGGTGCGGAGCAGGGAGGCGAACCTCGATATCCAGACGATCATGGCGCAAGTATACCCCATCCCTGTTTCGTTTTACAGTGTCCATGGCAAGCCGCCAAAAACGGGTGTACAGTACCCTAAAAGCCGCAATGAACCCTTGTTGCACCTGTTTTCGCATGTACTGGACTTGCCAGATGATGAACTCCCTTCCGTGCTCTCCATTTCCTACGCTGATCTCGAGCATTCTGTACCGAAATCATACGCAGTGCGTACGTGTCAATACGCCGCCCTGCTTGgactgcgcggcgtgagTGTcattgccgccgctggcgaCCAGGGCGTTGGCTCTGTCGAGGAAAAAGAGTGCCGCATACCCACGCACGAGCCAAAAAAGCGGTTTTTGCCGTGGTTTCCAGCAAGCTGTCCGTATGTCACTACAGTGGGCGGCACAGCTTTGCCAATCAACGAGACAGTCGCGACAATGGATACTGCGGGGTACGTGGCTGGCTCTGGGTTCTCGGACTATTTTGAGCGTCCTACATGGCAAAATCAGAGTGTCTCGCGGTACCTTGCTACGTATGCTCCCACCAACTGGACGGGACTGTACAACGAAAAAGGACGCGCGTATCCCGACGTTTCCGCACTTTCTGCGCATTATATTATGTATGACAAAGACAAGCCCATGCGCGTGTCtggcacaagcgcagctgTACCCTTGTTTGCCGCTGTAATTGGACTGCTaaacgatgcgcgcatcgcaaaCGGCATGCCGCGGCTCGGCTTCTTAAACCCGTTGCTGTACGCGCACTTGCCAGATGCATTTAACGATGTGCTCTCCGGAAGCAACCCAAGCTGCGGAACGCCGGGCTTTACGGCCGCACCAGGCTGGGATGCTCCAA